A single Bacteroidales bacterium DNA region contains:
- a CDS encoding radical SAM protein — translation MKILLISPLRNVTQKTSKNLMMPQLALFIIEGLTPKEHEVKIIEEESKEINIDEDCDLVGISCMTSNANRAYYLAQEFRKRGKTVVLGGVHPTILPDEALQYADSVVIGEAEGVWKQLLEDFRNNKLQKKYHVPNPDISTYIPKNFARLKSRKIFNIIPLMTTRGCPYSCDFCCVSNIFGKEIRHVPIENIVRDIKSSKSKKFIFLDDNIIGQPKYAKELFKAIKPLKIQWVGQSSVSFAKDEELMQLAADSGCRVLFMGLESVSDYQLKNLKKSYNDVEELETAIKKIKKMKILIHASMIFGFDSDTKNTFDDTLKFLIRNKVNSVSFNVLTPYPGTKTFNEFKEGGRLLTDDWQHYDHNTVVFTPKNMSPIDLQIGKIITKKKFYSTSSVLRRFSGNLYDPLLYLFINLGHIKQSKVEINKIPSFKSTISEFENNILLRKKVVLEKELVEVF, via the coding sequence ATGAAAATACTATTAATTTCACCACTTCGAAATGTTACACAAAAGACAAGCAAAAACCTTATGATGCCTCAATTAGCTTTATTCATCATAGAAGGTTTAACACCAAAAGAACATGAAGTAAAAATTATTGAAGAAGAATCAAAAGAGATAAATATTGATGAAGATTGCGACTTAGTTGGTATAAGCTGCATGACTTCAAATGCAAACAGAGCATATTATCTGGCACAAGAATTCCGAAAAAGAGGAAAGACGGTGGTTTTGGGAGGAGTTCATCCTACAATTTTACCCGATGAGGCATTGCAATATGCCGACAGTGTTGTTATAGGAGAAGCCGAAGGTGTCTGGAAACAACTGCTTGAAGATTTTCGAAATAATAAATTGCAAAAAAAATATCATGTCCCCAACCCTGACATAAGCACATATATTCCGAAAAATTTTGCGCGGCTAAAATCAAGAAAAATTTTCAACATTATTCCCCTGATGACTACAAGGGGATGCCCATATAGTTGCGATTTCTGTTGCGTTTCAAATATTTTCGGTAAAGAAATAAGACATGTTCCGATTGAAAATATTGTGAGAGATATTAAAAGTTCAAAATCAAAAAAATTTATTTTCCTTGATGACAATATTATAGGGCAACCGAAGTATGCCAAAGAATTATTTAAAGCAATAAAACCACTTAAAATACAATGGGTGGGACAATCATCGGTGTCATTTGCAAAAGATGAAGAACTCATGCAACTTGCTGCAGATAGCGGCTGTAGAGTGCTCTTCATGGGATTGGAAAGCGTATCTGATTATCAGTTGAAAAATTTAAAAAAATCATACAACGATGTCGAGGAGCTGGAAACAGCAATTAAAAAAATCAAGAAAATGAAAATTTTAATTCATGCATCAATGATTTTCGGGTTTGACAGCGATACAAAAAATACTTTTGATGATACTCTTAAATTCTTAATCAGAAATAAAGTAAACAGCGTTTCATTTAATGTTCTGACACCTTATCCAGGCACTAAAACTTTTAACGAATTTAAAGAAGGAGGACGTTTGTTAACAGACGACTGGCAACACTACGACCACAACACTGTGGTTTTTACTCCGAAAAATATGTCGCCAATTGATTTGCAAATAGGAAAAATCATTACAAAAAAGAAATTTTACTCTACATCGTCTGTTCTTAGAAGATTTAGTGGAAATTTATATGACCCGCTTTTATATCTTTTTATTAATCTCGGACATATCAAGCAATCGAAAGTTGAAATAAACAAGATTCCTTCATTCAAATCAACAATTTCCGAGTTTGAAAATAATATTCTTTTGAGAAAGAAAGTAGTATTGGAAAAAGAATTAGTGGAAGTTTTTTAA
- a CDS encoding metallophosphoesterase family protein, whose product MISIKRILFLILNMIFVEILFAQQFRLAAPALFANVYIDSKNNLFIKNSDGGISYLKHEPVKYSLKKFQNCLIDTDKGLNFDIKDTNFNGLLFLGFYTKNKYSKVEYFSKKHKITKGKSFIDIKNLFVEYDSLIKSKNLMINSVYKIVKTDGTAIYEGKINIKKESPFADEYYIVSGPYVNCVTYSTSTISFETNKEIATNVVVNNKTYKDTKICFHHEFEIKDLMPDSTYEYKIQYSGNSETYNFRTALMKGADKPFVFAYVSDSRANNSSKEKNIYGTNASMVNKIMNTATAQNAAFVQFSGDLIDGYSDNIDDFIFQLTNFKLATEPFSHFIPLYTTMGNHESVYFNFDNNIRVPKFPIMSQSAEVNFAKVFVNPENGPISEDNSKYDIDKVEYNFPPYRENVYYYIYGNTAMIVLNSDYWYSPSKTNNEIYIDGNIHGYIMDNQFEWLKSIIHVFEKDSAIKNIFVTMHTPIFPNGVHLSDAMWYNGDNKFRPSVAGKNADKGIIERRDELLDIICNKSTKTIAILTGDEHNYCRTFVDTIIPMYPENYKGEKIKLKRHIWQINNGSGGAPFHNEGKPIWSSYIKKFAAENTLVFFYINGKKVKLQAINPETLEVIDDAVLR is encoded by the coding sequence ATGATAAGCATAAAAAGAATTCTATTCCTGATTTTAAATATGATTTTCGTTGAAATTTTATTTGCACAGCAATTCAGATTGGCTGCTCCTGCGTTGTTCGCAAATGTTTATATTGATTCCAAGAATAATTTATTTATTAAAAATTCTGATGGCGGCATTAGTTATTTAAAACATGAACCGGTAAAATATTCTTTGAAAAAATTTCAGAATTGCCTTATTGATACTGACAAAGGTTTGAACTTTGATATTAAGGATACAAACTTTAATGGATTGCTATTTCTCGGATTTTACACAAAAAACAAATATTCCAAAGTTGAATATTTTTCAAAAAAACATAAAATAACAAAAGGAAAATCATTCATTGATATTAAAAATTTATTTGTAGAATATGATAGTTTAATTAAATCTAAAAACCTTATGATAAATTCAGTTTACAAAATAGTTAAAACTGATGGAACTGCAATTTATGAAGGTAAAATAAATATTAAAAAAGAAAGCCCATTTGCTGATGAGTATTACATTGTGAGCGGACCTTATGTTAACTGTGTTACATATTCTACTTCTACAATTTCATTTGAAACTAATAAAGAAATTGCGACGAATGTTGTTGTAAATAACAAAACATATAAAGATACTAAGATTTGTTTTCATCACGAATTTGAAATTAAAGATTTAATGCCCGATTCAACTTATGAATACAAAATTCAATACAGCGGAAATTCCGAAACTTATAATTTCAGGACAGCATTAATGAAAGGAGCGGACAAACCTTTTGTTTTTGCTTATGTTAGCGACAGCAGAGCCAATAATTCTTCGAAAGAAAAAAATATATATGGAACAAATGCATCAATGGTGAATAAAATAATGAATACAGCGACTGCTCAAAATGCTGCATTTGTTCAATTTTCAGGCGATTTAATTGATGGATACTCCGATAATATTGATGATTTTATTTTTCAGCTTACAAATTTCAAATTAGCAACCGAACCGTTTTCGCATTTTATACCTTTATACACAACCATGGGCAATCACGAATCAGTTTATTTTAATTTTGATAACAATATCAGAGTGCCTAAATTTCCAATAATGAGCCAATCGGCAGAAGTTAATTTTGCAAAAGTTTTTGTTAATCCCGAAAACGGACCCATTAGTGAAGATAACAGCAAATACGATATTGACAAAGTTGAATATAATTTTCCGCCATACAGAGAAAATGTTTATTATTATATATATGGCAATACTGCCATGATTGTTTTGAATTCTGACTATTGGTATTCACCGTCGAAAACGAATAATGAAATATATATAGACGGCAACATTCATGGTTATATTATGGATAATCAATTTGAGTGGCTTAAAAGCATCATTCATGTTTTTGAAAAAGATTCAGCAATAAAAAATATTTTCGTAACAATGCATACACCAATTTTTCCTAATGGAGTTCATTTGTCAGATGCAATGTGGTATAACGGAGATAATAAATTCCGTCCTTCTGTTGCCGGCAAGAATGCCGATAAAGGTATTATTGAAAGAAGAGATGAGCTTCTTGATATTATATGTAATAAAAGTACTAAAACTATTGCAATACTTACCGGTGACGAACACAATTATTGCAGAACATTTGTTGATACAATAATTCCGATGTATCCCGAAAATTATAAAGGAGAAAAAATAAAGTTAAAAAGGCATATATGGCAGATAAATAATGGTAGCGGCGGTGCGCCCTTTCACAATGAGGGGAAACCAATATGGTCTTCTTATATTAAAAAATTTGCTGCTGAAAATACGCTTGTATTTTTTTATATAAATGGTAAAAAAGTAAAATTGCAGGCAATCAACCCCGAAACACTTGAAGTGATTGATGACGCTGTCTTGAGATAG
- a CDS encoding polysaccharide biosynthesis tyrosine autokinase, giving the protein MNNNQKEKALLQEEKVDLRPFFITIFRFWYFFVLSILIALSASYIFNKYSKSIYRGSAAVLISDDKKNPSINTGSFFEGMNLFSKQKNIENEIGILQSYSLINSTIKELNLSVSYYYRKDFNDVELYKNSPFKVIFDTAELQTINTKFYITFLNNNKFRIEASTDKKTNTYNFQNNKSEQFDDKFKLHGIYSYGEIIKGKYYNFKILPSKSFSNVNFDEKYSFTFNSTDALTVKFMKAIQIKKINKDASIINIVLEDYNTNKIVDLLNKLTEVYLTKNLEDKNIIAIRTIDFIDNQLSEITDSLSYTENKLQNFRVENKVMDVSFQAQKVFEKLQGLENERAILIVKSKYYKYLKDYIESNKNIKEIISPSAIGIEDVVLNNLLMELIKLYGEKVSVNYSTKQKNPYSNTMNLEIENIKNNIIENLQNSINSTEIAKSSIDSRMELIEAEINKLPETERKLVSIERKFKLNDAIYTYLLQKRAEAAIAKASNVPDNKVVDEARITGKIFPKDKMNYIIALFLGLGLPFMIFFFISYFNVKIIDRKQIENVTDKPILGMVIHSNSKSPIVVLDSPKSRISESIRCIRTNLQFISKDNEKQTLLVTSSLSGEGKTFCSINLASIFALIEKRTLLIGFDLRKPRLYTELGLNNNVGISNYLINRSELEEIIQKTQLPNLDVITAGLIPPNPSELIASERTKQLFSKLKEIYDYIIIDTPPVGLITDAYLLTKYSDVNLFIVRHNQTNKNVFESVFKEFENTHANNIGIIVNDINVDKRVYGYGYRYAYGYGYGYNFNYNKGYGYYDDLKKKNGEKVKNFFFKKLFGA; this is encoded by the coding sequence GTGAATAATAATCAAAAAGAAAAAGCATTACTTCAGGAAGAAAAAGTAGATTTAAGACCTTTCTTCATTACAATTTTCAGGTTTTGGTATTTTTTTGTATTATCTATCTTAATTGCTTTAAGCGCTTCATATATTTTTAATAAATACAGCAAGAGCATATATAGGGGAAGTGCAGCGGTATTAATTTCTGATGATAAAAAAAATCCTTCTATAAATACAGGCTCCTTTTTTGAGGGAATGAACCTGTTCAGCAAGCAAAAGAACATAGAAAATGAAATTGGAATTTTACAATCATATAGTTTGATAAATAGCACTATTAAAGAATTGAATTTAAGTGTTTCATATTATTACAGAAAAGATTTCAATGATGTTGAATTGTATAAAAATTCACCATTCAAAGTAATTTTCGATACTGCGGAATTGCAAACTATAAATACAAAATTTTATATAACTTTTTTAAATAACAATAAGTTCCGAATTGAAGCAAGTACTGATAAAAAAACGAATACATACAATTTTCAAAATAATAAATCAGAACAATTTGATGATAAATTTAAACTTCATGGAATTTATAGTTACGGGGAAATAATTAAAGGTAAATATTATAATTTTAAAATCCTTCCATCAAAAAGTTTCAGCAATGTTAATTTTGATGAAAAATATTCCTTTACATTCAATTCTACTGATGCTCTTACTGTGAAATTTATGAAAGCTATTCAAATAAAAAAAATCAATAAAGATGCGTCAATAATTAATATTGTTCTGGAAGATTATAATACAAATAAAATAGTAGATTTATTAAATAAACTCACTGAAGTTTATTTAACAAAAAATCTTGAAGACAAAAACATAATTGCTATCAGAACAATTGATTTTATTGACAATCAGCTTTCGGAAATTACCGATTCGCTTTCATATACAGAAAATAAACTTCAAAATTTCAGAGTTGAAAATAAGGTTATGGATGTTTCTTTTCAGGCACAAAAAGTATTTGAAAAATTGCAAGGATTGGAAAATGAAAGAGCTATTCTTATTGTGAAAAGTAAATATTATAAATATCTGAAAGATTATATTGAAAGTAATAAAAACATTAAAGAAATCATTTCACCTTCAGCAATAGGCATTGAGGACGTTGTATTAAACAACCTGTTGATGGAATTGATAAAATTATATGGCGAAAAAGTTAGCGTTAATTATTCTACCAAGCAGAAAAATCCTTATTCTAATACAATGAATCTTGAAATTGAAAACATAAAAAATAATATAATTGAAAACTTGCAGAATTCGATTAATTCAACTGAAATTGCAAAGAGTAGCATTGACAGCAGAATGGAATTGATTGAAGCGGAAATCAATAAATTGCCTGAAACAGAAAGAAAACTTGTAAGCATTGAGAGAAAATTCAAGTTGAATGACGCAATATATACGTATTTGTTGCAAAAACGTGCTGAAGCTGCCATTGCCAAAGCATCAAATGTTCCGGACAATAAAGTAGTTGATGAAGCAAGAATTACCGGAAAAATTTTTCCGAAAGATAAGATGAACTATATAATTGCTTTGTTTTTAGGATTAGGATTACCATTCATGATATTTTTCTTTATTTCTTATTTTAATGTAAAAATAATTGACAGGAAACAAATTGAAAATGTTACCGATAAACCTATTTTGGGAATGGTGATTCACAGCAACAGCAAAAGCCCGATAGTAGTGCTTGATTCACCAAAATCAAGAATCTCCGAATCTATAAGATGCATTCGCACTAACCTGCAATTTATTTCAAAAGATAATGAAAAACAAACATTGCTTGTAACTTCTTCTTTAAGCGGTGAAGGAAAAACTTTTTGCTCAATTAATCTCGCATCAATCTTTGCATTGATAGAAAAGAGAACTCTTTTGATTGGTTTTGACCTACGAAAACCGCGTTTATATACAGAACTTGGCTTAAACAACAATGTCGGCATAAGCAATTATCTTATTAACCGTTCAGAATTGGAAGAAATAATTCAGAAAACACAACTGCCTAATCTGGATGTAATAACAGCAGGACTCATACCACCAAATCCTTCTGAATTAATCGCATCGGAAAGAACAAAACAATTATTCAGTAAGCTTAAAGAAATATACGATTATATTATTATCGACACACCGCCTGTAGGTCTAATAACTGATGCCTATCTATTAACCAAATATTCTGATGTAAATCTTTTTATTGTAAGGCATAACCAAACCAATAAAAATGTTTTTGAGTCGGTATTTAAAGAATTTGAAAATACACATGCAAATAATATCGGAATAATTGTTAATGATATAAATGTTGATAAACGCGTTTATGGTTACGGGTACAGGTATGCATACGGCTATGGCTATGGATACAATTTTAATTACAATAAAGGTTATGGCTATTACGATGATTTGAAAAAGAAAAATGGGGAAAAAGTAAAGAATTTCTTTTTTAAAAAACTTTTTGGTGCTTAG
- a CDS encoding ATP-binding cassette domain-containing protein, which produces MIEVKNISKSFGEKKVIKDFSVNFERGKTNLIIGQSGSGKTVLLKAIVGIHEIDSGQIIYDGRIYNEMGVVEKKKIRKEIGMLFQGGALFDYMTVEENVKFPLDMFSEMQEEEKIERVNFCLNRVDLTNSNKLFPSELSGGMKKRAAIARAISVNPKYLFCDEPNSGLDPKTSIVIDNLIRELTVEFQTITIINTHDMNSVVEIGDKVTFILKGQKWWEGDRNDILYSDNAELNEFVYATELMKKLKSTKAKRSN; this is translated from the coding sequence ATGATTGAAGTAAAAAACATATCAAAATCTTTCGGAGAAAAAAAAGTCATCAAAGATTTTTCTGTAAACTTTGAAAGAGGCAAAACGAACCTGATTATCGGTCAGAGTGGTTCGGGCAAGACCGTTCTATTAAAAGCAATTGTAGGCATACACGAAATTGATTCCGGACAAATAATATACGACGGTAGGATTTACAATGAGATGGGTGTTGTTGAAAAAAAGAAGATAAGAAAAGAAATAGGAATGCTTTTTCAGGGCGGTGCTTTGTTTGATTATATGACAGTTGAAGAAAATGTAAAATTCCCTTTGGATATGTTTAGTGAAATGCAGGAAGAAGAAAAAATTGAAAGGGTTAATTTTTGCCTAAATAGAGTTGATTTGACAAATTCCAATAAGCTTTTTCCTTCCGAATTAAGCGGAGGAATGAAGAAAAGAGCTGCTATTGCACGCGCTATTTCGGTAAATCCCAAATATTTATTTTGCGATGAGCCCAATTCTGGATTAGACCCCAAAACATCTATAGTCATTGATAATCTTATTCGCGAACTAACAGTGGAATTTCAAACAATAACAATCATCAACACACACGACATGAACTCAGTTGTTGAAATTGGCGATAAAGTAACTTTTATTCTTAAAGGACAAAAGTGGTGGGAAGGAGATAGAAACGATATTTTATATTCAGACAATGCTGAACTGAATGAATTTGTTTATGCAACCGAACTCATGAAAAAACTCAAAAGCACAAAAGCAAAACGTTCGAATTGA
- a CDS encoding polysaccharide biosynthesis/export family protein, whose product MRKKTFLVSNLFFFIIILTLSSCTPLKRMNYLQDKESSKDKEEKNNKTNYKYKLQSRDIIYIKVLSVDDKLSKFFNVEDNSNMYSSNMGVYVNSFSVNDSGYIELPIAGKISVKGFTLEEARSIVQKSINEYLNQATVILKLVNFNISVLGEVTRPGNFLIMDEKVNIFQVLGMAGDLSIYGDREKVMLIRTTNEGTNTYYIDLTDKNIINSEFFYLMPNDVIYVSTLKTKPWGFGTFPFGTILSAVTTFLLILNFMKVK is encoded by the coding sequence ATGCGAAAGAAAACATTCCTTGTAAGTAATTTATTTTTTTTCATAATCATATTGACATTATCATCATGTACCCCTCTTAAAAGAATGAATTATTTGCAGGATAAGGAATCCTCGAAAGATAAAGAAGAAAAAAATAACAAAACAAATTACAAATACAAATTACAATCCAGAGATATAATATATATTAAGGTATTAAGTGTTGATGATAAGTTAAGCAAATTCTTTAATGTTGAAGATAATTCAAATATGTATTCCTCAAATATGGGCGTTTATGTAAATAGTTTTTCGGTGAATGATTCCGGATATATTGAATTGCCTATAGCAGGGAAAATTTCCGTTAAAGGATTTACATTGGAAGAAGCAAGAAGTATTGTGCAGAAGTCAATAAATGAATATTTGAATCAGGCAACCGTCATTCTCAAATTAGTTAATTTCAATATTTCGGTTTTAGGTGAAGTAACAAGACCGGGAAATTTCTTAATCATGGATGAAAAAGTAAATATTTTTCAGGTGCTCGGAATGGCAGGAGATTTAAGTATATATGGAGACAGAGAAAAAGTAATGTTGATAAGAACCACAAATGAAGGCACTAATACATATTATATAGACCTTACAGATAAAAATATTATTAATTCGGAATTTTTCTATTTAATGCCGAATGATGTTATATATGTTTCCACATTGAAAACCAAACCATGGGGTTTTGGGACTTTTCCTTTCGGAACCATATTGTCAGCAGTTACGACATTCCTTCTAATTTTAAATTTCATGAAAGTAAAATAA
- a CDS encoding DUF1998 domain-containing protein: MPAKENQVGRAEYFPNWFFCETCERFKPIADWWNGWQDVLRNDEGLNNPDRIRERFIYDTKLSGRPNCFCCYKDNLLTGKPKRKFHKLEQVRFVFVSPDGEIKDIDWTKWITAERLGANNTDEDTEGLESGRYVLGQETCCPNPNDVSLKYIRSTKLSDLAGITIQCESCNRKKTLAGFFNLRRKKGNITDSQQKTYPIFFKPLIRTSNSIYYPIVMNSLFIPQPEIKLSHDQKATIRLLSTTGNSAEQIAAVTKIALKNVQQVLGEGVYLSENDFRKNEYHYLLNEYQYLLNTRNFESVEKDLILEDIPLNDELKNFGFDKIIKIKRLKLTSVQTGYTRLSPMDRDTFSNSKDKFIRFDNKDIPLKAKFTIAKPNETEYLMGVENFGEGIFIKWNDDRMNSFITTFMKNEKSKAEIISLYQRVQQNEMISKDKFANTIHLAKTVLIHSFSHLIIKELEFLCGYSSSSVSERIYCDSDTMNGLLIYTIAGSEGSFGGLIKQADSENFSKILSSALLRARDCSSDPICYESDGQGVGGLNYAACYSCLLISETSCEEFNSFLDRKILIDNNFGFFRK; encoded by the coding sequence ATGCCAGCAAAAGAAAATCAAGTTGGCAGAGCAGAATATTTTCCGAATTGGTTTTTTTGTGAGACATGCGAAAGATTTAAACCCATTGCTGATTGGTGGAATGGTTGGCAAGATGTATTGAGAAATGATGAAGGATTAAACAACCCCGACAGAATAAGAGAACGATTTATTTATGACACCAAACTTTCAGGCAGACCAAATTGTTTTTGCTGTTACAAGGATAATTTGCTGACAGGAAAACCGAAAAGAAAATTTCACAAGTTGGAGCAAGTCCGTTTTGTTTTTGTCTCTCCTGATGGTGAGATAAAAGATATTGATTGGACAAAATGGATTACAGCAGAACGATTAGGAGCAAATAACACCGATGAAGATACCGAAGGGCTTGAAAGCGGAAGATACGTCTTAGGGCAAGAAACTTGTTGTCCGAATCCAAATGATGTTTCGCTGAAATACATCCGTTCAACAAAACTATCTGACTTAGCTGGAATCACAATTCAGTGTGAAAGTTGCAATAGAAAGAAAACGCTTGCTGGTTTCTTCAATCTTCGGAGAAAGAAGGGAAACATCACTGACAGCCAACAGAAAACTTATCCTATTTTCTTCAAACCATTAATCAGAACAAGCAACAGTATTTACTATCCGATTGTGATGAACAGTTTGTTCATTCCCCAACCTGAAATAAAACTATCACACGACCAAAAAGCCACTATCCGATTATTAAGCACGACAGGTAATTCAGCAGAGCAGATTGCGGCAGTTACAAAAATTGCTTTGAAAAATGTTCAGCAAGTTTTAGGCGAAGGAGTTTATTTAAGTGAGAATGATTTTCGCAAAAATGAATATCACTATTTACTCAACGAGTATCAATATTTGCTTAACACAAGAAACTTTGAATCAGTGGAAAAGGATTTAATCCTTGAAGACATTCCACTAAATGATGAATTGAAAAATTTTGGCTTTGACAAAATCATAAAAATCAAACGGCTGAAACTTACTTCTGTTCAAACTGGCTACACAAGGTTAAGCCCAATGGACAGAGATACATTTTCAAATAGCAAAGATAAATTCATTCGCTTTGACAACAAAGACATTCCGTTGAAAGCAAAGTTCACCATTGCCAAACCAAACGAGACAGAGTATTTGATGGGTGTAGAAAACTTTGGCGAGGGAATTTTCATTAAGTGGAACGATGATAGAATGAATTCTTTTATTACCACTTTTATGAAAAACGAAAAGTCAAAAGCAGAAATTATTTCGCTTTATCAGCGAGTGCAGCAAAATGAAATGATAAGTAAAGACAAATTTGCAAACACAATTCATTTAGCAAAGACAGTTTTGATACACAGCTTCTCTCACTTAATAATTAAGGAATTGGAATTTCTTTGTGGCTATTCTTCTTCTTCTGTTTCGGAAAGAATCTATTGCGACAGCGACACAATGAACGGACTTTTGATATACACCATTGCAGGAAGCGAAGGAAGTTTTGGAGGATTGATTAAGCAAGCAGACAGCGAAAACTTTTCAAAGATTTTATCTTCTGCATTGTTGAGAGCCAGAGATTGTAGCAGCGACCCGATTTGTTATGAAAGCGATGGACAAGGAGTTGGAGGACTTAATTACGCAGCTTGCTATTCGTGTTTGCTGATTAGTGAAACATCTTGCGAAGAATTCAATTCTTTCCTTGACAGAAAAATATTAATTGACAATAACTTTGGATTTTTTCGTAAATAA
- a CDS encoding ABC transporter permease, which translates to MYAFNYIGRYFILLSHVFVRPEKRSIYWKQIIREIDVLGLDSLGITLIISIFVGAVITIQTASNIDNPLYPTYLVGYASRESIILEFSPTIVSLILAGKVGSRIASEIGTMRITEQIDALEMMGVNSAGYLILPKIIASVFINPFLVIISMFISIWGGWVASVATGLITSTNYIYGIQFGFRPFTVTYALIKTIVFAFIITTVSSNEGYYTKGSSLDVGRASTRAVVYSSIVILLFNLILTQLLLI; encoded by the coding sequence GTGTATGCATTTAATTATATAGGTAGGTACTTTATTTTGTTAAGCCATGTCTTTGTACGTCCCGAAAAACGTTCGATATACTGGAAACAGATAATAAGAGAAATTGATGTTTTAGGATTGGACTCGCTTGGTATTACTCTTATAATTTCTATTTTCGTTGGTGCAGTAATTACAATACAAACTGCTTCAAACATTGATAATCCTCTTTATCCTACTTATCTTGTAGGTTATGCTTCACGAGAATCAATAATTCTCGAATTTTCTCCGACAATAGTAAGCTTGATACTTGCAGGAAAAGTAGGTTCGCGAATTGCATCGGAAATAGGCACAATGAGAATTACCGAACAAATTGATGCACTTGAAATGATGGGTGTAAATTCCGCAGGATATCTTATATTACCAAAAATCATAGCTTCGGTTTTTATCAATCCTTTTCTTGTTATCATAAGTATGTTTATAAGCATTTGGGGTGGATGGGTTGCAAGCGTTGCAACAGGTTTGATAACATCAACAAATTACATTTACGGAATACAGTTCGGATTCAGACCTTTTACCGTTACTTATGCTTTAATAAAAACCATTGTATTTGCTTTTATTATAACCACTGTTTCTTCCAACGAGGGCTATTACACAAAAGGAAGCTCGCTTGATGTCGGTCGTGCAAGCACGCGTGCCGTCGTTTATTCAAGCATTGTGATTTTGTTATTTAACCTTATATTAACACAATTACTGTTGATATGA